A region of Astyanax mexicanus isolate ESR-SI-001 chromosome 23, AstMex3_surface, whole genome shotgun sequence DNA encodes the following proteins:
- the kat14 gene encoding cysteine-rich protein 2-binding protein: MDSGDQRSLTGQDEDALCTSASEGLEEGEVEGETLLIVESEDQASVDLSHDQSGDSLNSDVGEDGDGSWNEDMSFYCDKCHKWIASAQLRGEQPSYLKGDNFFKFICSDCSDDGKESFERMRLTWQQVVMLAMYNLSLEGTGRQGYFRWKEDICAFINRHWTFLLGTRKKTSTWWSTVAGCLSVGSPTFFRSGAQEFGEPGWWKLVQNRPPTLRPDGEKTPTSALKAKAASKPCLDPTITVEGLRKRGGRNPVESAMQLKEKRSRTQEAKDIRRAQKEAAGFLEHSASSTPVKLGNRGRRPDLLLEKGEVIDFSSMSSSDRTPLTSPSPSPSPDFSAPGTPASHSATPSLLSEADLIPDVMPPQALFHDDEELDTEGVIDPGIECIPPATLPLAAGTLFVRKKQQRPVELIKQEPESEDEERARDAEGEEGQDEGLRTRVPAGSERRKEKALEKVEVGPRYALLGLYEERMLLRRLESCPQALAVTPQAKRLRCKLLVRQAKRERGLPLLDADQAVSAALSLVGGVYSAQAGVVTREISKYRTTSQDLRILDRFQVAASNRKGFYQSSVSFWHRLMGSDVSIDQGIKSPYTSRILKPYIRRDYETKPLKMNLLAEIRAYPHRSDSSWVPEPDAPIDYCYVRPNHIPSVNSMCHDMFWPGVDLSECLQYPDFSVVVLYKKVIIGFGFMVPDVKYNEAYISFLLVHPEWRRAGIATFMIYHLIQTCMGKDVTLHVSASNPAMLLYQKFGFKTEEYILDFYDKYYPVDSKECRHAFFLRLRR; this comes from the exons ATGGACAGTGGGGATCAGAGGAGTCTGACGGGGCAGGATGAAGATGCTTTGTGCACATCAGCCTCAGAGGGTCTGGAGGAGGGAGAGGTGGAGGGAGAGACCCTCTTGATTGTGGAATCGGAGGACCAGGCGTCCGTGGATCTGTCCCACGACCAGAGCGGTGATTCTCTGAACAGCGATGTGGGAGAGGACGGAGATGGCAGCTGGAACGAGGACATGTCCTTCTACTGCGACAAGTGCCACAAGTGGATCGCTTCTG CTCAGCTTCGAGGAGAGCAGCCCAGCTACCTGAAAGGAGACAACTTCTTCAAGTTCATCTGCTCCGACTGCTCCGACGACGGCAAGGAGAGCTTCGAGAGGATGCGGCTCACCTGGCAGCAG GTGGTGATGCTGGCCATGTATAATCTCTCTCTAGAGGGAACAGGAAGGCAGGGCTACTTCCGGTGGAAGGAGGACATCTGTGCTTTCATCAACCGCCACTGGACCTTCTTACTGGGGACAAG AAAGAAGACCTCCACTTGGTGGAGCACAGTGGCAGGGTGTCTGTCTGTGGGCAGCCCAACGTTTTTCCGTTCGGGTGCGCAGGAGTTCGGAGAGCCCGGCTGGTGGAAGCTGGTTCAAAACCGCCCTCCAACCCTTCGGCCGGATGGAGAGAAGACCCCCACTTCTGCCCTTAAAGCAAAAG ccgCGTCTAAGCCATGTCTGGACCCCACCATCACGGTGGAGGGCCTGCGGAAGCGAGGGGGGCGTAACCCGGTGGAGAGCGCCATGCAGCTGAAGGAGAAGCGCTCTCGGACGCAGGAGGCTAAAGACATCCGCCGTGCTCAGAAAGAGGCCGCCGGCTTCCTGGAGCACAGCGCCTCCTCCACCCCCGTCAAACTGGGGAACCGCGGGCGGAGACCGGACCTGCTGCTGGAGAAGGGGGAGGTCATAGACTTCTCCTCCATGAGTTCATCAGACAGGACCCCCCTCACGTCTCCGTCCCCATCCCCCTCGCCCGACTTCTCCGCCCCCGGCACGCCCGCCTCTCACTCGGCCACGCCCAGCCTGCTGTCTGAAGCCGACCTGATTCCTGACGTCATGCCCCCTCAGGCGCTGTTCCACG ATGATGAAGAGCTGGACACTGAGGGCGTGATCGACCCCGGCATCGAGTGTATCCCTCCTGCCACTCTGCCCTTGGCTGCAGGGACGCTGTTTGTGCGGAAGAAGCAGCAGCGGCCTGTTGAGCTCATCAAGCAGGAGCCAGAGAGTGAGGATGAGGAGCGAGCTCGAGATGCAGAGGGAGAGGAGGGCCAGGACGAAGGCCTGAGGACCCGAGTTCCTGCCGGCAGTGAGCGGAGGAAGGAAAAAG CTCTGGAGAAGGTGGAGGTGGGACCCCGCTATGCTCTGCTGGGTCTGTATGAGGAGCGCATGCTGCTGCGCAGGCTGGAGTCCTGCCCGCAGGCGCTGGCCGTGACGCCGCAGGCTAAGCGGCTGCGCTGTAAGCTCCTGGTGCGTCAGGCTAAGCGTGAGAGAGGACTCCCCCTGCTGGACGCAGACCAGGCCGTCAGCGCTGCGCTCAGTCTGGTGGGGGGCGTCTACAGCGCTCAGGCGGGCGTGGTCACCCGCGAGATCAGCAAGTACAGAACCACCAGCCAGGACCTGCGGATACTCGACCGCTTTCAG gttgcAGCTTCCAACAGAAAGGGCTTCTACCAGTCCAGCGTCTCCTTCTGGCACAGACTTATGGGCTCTGATGTTTCCATAGACCAAGGAATCAAAAGCCCTTACACATCCAGAATCCTAAAACCTTATATCAg GAGAGATTATGAGACGAAGCCTCTGAAGATGAATCTGCTGGCTGAGATTCGGGCGTATCCTCACAGGAGCGACTCCTCCTGGGTCCCGGAGCCCGACGCTCCCATAGATTACTGCTACGTTCGGCCCAACCACATCCCCTCCGTCAACTCCATGTGCCACGACATGTTCTGGCCTG GCGTGGACTTGTCCGAGTGCCTGCAGTACCCCGACTTCAGTGTGGTGGTGCTTTATAAGAAAGTGATCATTGGCTTCGGCTTCATGGTGCCTGATGTGAAATACAACGAGGCGTACATCTCATTTCTCCTGGTGCATCCGGAGTGGAGGAGAGCCGGCATCGCCACATTCATGATCTACCATCTCATTCAG ACCTGTATGGGGAAGGATGTGACTCTGCATGTGTCGGCCAGTAATCCAGCCATGCTGCTCTATCAGAAGTTCGGCTTTAAAACGGAGGAGTACATCCTGGACTTCTACGATAAATATTACCCAGTGGACAGTAAAGAGTGCCGCCATGCCTTCTTCCTGCGACTGCGGCGCTGA
- the LOC111191186 gene encoding protein PET117 homolog, mitochondrial, which translates to MSTASKLVLGVSVVLTVSTVIGVHLKQSQDQQKLREGVVRDLERLRRKRENLEALEEQIKLTQKLVLERERQEAARGS; encoded by the exons ATGTCTACCGCCTCTAAACTGGTGCTCGGAGTCTCCGTAGTTCTGACGGTCAGCACGGTGATCGGAGTTCACCTTAAACAGAGCCAGGACCAGcag AAGCTGCGTGAGGGGGTGGTGAGAGATTTGGAGCGTTTGAGGAGGAAGCGTGAGAATCTGGAAGCTCTGGAGGAGCAGATAAAGCTGACCCAAAAGCTTGTACTCGAACGAGAACGACAGGAAGCCGCCAGGGGGTCCTGA